AGATTTTTCAATCAATTCTGATAACTTAACAATAGCGGGCGTTAAATCTTTTATTTTGTATAAATCAATGCGTTTGGCGGAACCGTGAATAAAATCCACCACATCGTCCAAAGCACTTGCTAATTGGTGAATGTCTTCGCGATCGAAAGGTGTTATAAAAGAAGCACTCAATTCATTAAAAATATCATGTGTTATGCTGTCGCCAACATGTTCCAAACGTTCAATTTCTTTGATCAGTTCTTTTCTGCGCTCCAAACTTGGAGTGGTAACCATCGCGCAAAGCGTTTTAGAAGTTTCGAGCGCATTGCCCGATGCTTTCTCAAATAAAATGAAAAATTTTTTATCTTTTGGGACAAGCATTTGTAACAATCCGTCTAATTTCATAAGTAATTTATTAGTGTTGAATAAATTTATTTTGGATACAAAAGTGCTAAAAAAAATAAGTGTGAATGTTATCTTAATGTTAAGAATTTTTTATTCGCGAATCTCAAACGATTTAATTTCCAGTAAGTGTTCGATCTAAACTAAAAACAATAAACTTTAAATTAATTGGCTTTGAAGGTTTGAAAAAATATTTTTTCAAGCCTTTTTTATTTTATCAAATTTTATGTTCGAAAAATTATTTTTTTGAAGACGTTTTTTGCATCTTAAAAATCTTGACTTTCGCAGAAGTATTTTTTAGAAGTAATAAAAATGAAAATTTTAAAATTCGGAGGAACATCCGTAGGTTCTGCACAACGCATGGAATCTGTTGCAAAATTGATTACTTCGCCGGAATCTAAGATTGTTGTGCTTTCCGCGATGTCGGGAACTACCAACGCTTTGGTGGAAATTTCTACTGCGTTGTATCAACGCAATCACGCGAAAGCGACTGAAATAATTAATGACTTAGAAAGCAATTATAAGAAGGTTATCACGGAATTATATCTCACTGAAAATGCCTTGAAAAAAGGCGCAGAATTGCTTTTATTTCATTTCGATTTTTTACGTTCTTTTACAAAAGATGTGTTTACAATTTACGAAGAACGTGCCGTTTTAGCAGAAGGCGAATTGCTTTCTACTGCGCTGTTTCAATATTATTTAGAAGAAAAAAAAATAGATTCGGT
This genomic stretch from Bacteroidia bacterium harbors:
- a CDS encoding DUF47 family protein; its protein translation is MKLDGLLQMLVPKDKKFFILFEKASGNALETSKTLCAMVTTPSLERRKELIKEIERLEHVGDSITHDIFNELSASFITPFDREDIHQLASALDDVVDFIHGSAKRIDLYKIKDLTPAIVKLSELIEKSAVELHIAIQELKDMKNVGKIREACVRINSIENHADDIFNNAIARLFEDEKDAIEIIKMKEVLSVLETATDKCEDAANVLESIIVKTT